A genomic stretch from Arachis stenosperma cultivar V10309 chromosome 3, arast.V10309.gnm1.PFL2, whole genome shotgun sequence includes:
- the LOC130966411 gene encoding ATPase 5, plasma membrane-type-like: MPFFHLMLSLSIIKLRMQQKKVAIQIYAVSFTIRIVFDFMFIALIWKFDFAPFMMLIIAILNNGTIMTISKDRVKPFPQLDSWKLRRYLLLKPVGMSSIINLYIRFIYEKFTCYHLLVEIVTVYANWSFARIKEMGWD; this comes from the exons ATGCCCTTTTTTCACCTGATGTTATCACTGTCGATAATCAAACTGAGGATGCAGCAAAAGAAGGTAGCAATTCAG ATATATGCAGTGTCTTTCACCATTCGTATTGTG TTTGATTTCATGTTTATTGCATTGATTTGGAAGTTTGATTTTGCACCCTTTATGATGTTGATCATTGCCATACTAAATAATG GTACCATTATGACAATATCCAAGGATAGAGTGAAACCATTCCCACAACTTGATAGCTGGAAATTGAGGAGATATTTGCTACTG AAACCAGTAGGGATGAGCtctattataaatttatacatTAGATTCATCTATGAAAAGTTTACATGTTATCACCTACTAGTGGAAATTGTGACCGTATATGCTAACTGGAGCTTTGCAAGAATCAAGGAAATGGGATGGGATTAG